Proteins encoded within one genomic window of Natator depressus isolate rNatDep1 chromosome 1, rNatDep2.hap1, whole genome shotgun sequence:
- the PRPF18 gene encoding pre-mRNA-splicing factor 18 isoform X2 codes for MDILKAEISRKRQLLEEKELVGGNRKYFKRSELAKKEEAAYFERCGYKVQQEEEEEKPVTSSNPGLELELAEEKLPMTLSRQEVIRRLRERGEPIRLFGETDYDAFQRLRKIEILAPEVNKGLRNDLKAALDKIDQQYLNEIVGGQEPGEEDTQNDLKVHEENTTIEELEALGESLGQGDDHKDMDIITKFLKFLLGVWAKELNAREDYVKRGVQGKLNSATQKQTESYLRPLFRKLRKRTLPADIKESITDIIKFMLQREYVKANDAYLQMAIGNAPWPIGVTMVGIHARTGREKIFSKHVAHVLNDETQRKYIQGLKRLMTICQKHFPTDPSKCVEYNAL; via the exons ATGGACATTCTCAAGGCGGAGATCAGCAGGAagcggcagctgctggaggagaaggagctaGTGGGG ggaaacagaaaatatttcaaGCGCAGTGAACTAGCCAAGAAAGAAGAGGCAGCGTACTTTGAAAGATGTGGCTACAAG gtacagcaggaggaggaggaggagaaaccaGTGACTTCATCAAATCCAGGGTTGGAGCTAGAACTGGCAGAAGAGAAGTTACCCATGACTCTTTCCAGACAAGAG GTGATTAGGAGGTTACGAGAGAGAGGTGAACCAATCAGATTGTTTGGAGAAACAGATTATGATGCATTTCAGCGTTTGAGGAAGATAGAAATTCTTGCACCTGAAGTTAACAAG GGCTTGAGAAATGACCTGAAAGCAGCTTTAGATAAGATTGACCAGCAGTATCTGAATGAAATTGTAGGTGGTCAGGAACCAGGAGAAGAAGACACCCAGAATGATCTGAAAGTCCATGAAGAAAATACTACTATTGAAGAATTGGAG gctTTGGGAGAATCCTTAGGACAAGGTGATGATCACAAAGACATGGACATCATAACCAAATTTTTGAAG TTTCTTCTGGGTGTCTGGGCGAAGGAGTTGAATGCCAGAGAGGATTACGTGAAACGCGGTGTGCAGGGGAAACTGAACAGCGCCACACAAAAGCAGACAGAATCCTATCTGAGACCTCTCTTCAGAAAACTGCGGAAAAGG acTCTCCCTGCAGACATCAAAGAATCAATAACAGATATTATTAAATTCATGTTGCAAAGGGAATACGTGAAG gctaaTGATGCCTACCTTCAAATGGCCATTGGAAATGCTCCCTGGCCTATTGGTGTCACTATGGTTGGCATCCATGCCCGAACTGGCCGGGAAAAGATTTTCTCTAAGCATGTGGCCCATGTTTTGAATGATGAGACTCAGAGGAAATATATTCAG
- the PRPF18 gene encoding pre-mRNA-splicing factor 18 isoform X1 encodes MDILKAEISRKRQLLEEKELVGGNRKYFKRSELAKKEEAAYFERCGYKPVNEKPPGEVQQEEEEEKPVTSSNPGLELELAEEKLPMTLSRQEVIRRLRERGEPIRLFGETDYDAFQRLRKIEILAPEVNKGLRNDLKAALDKIDQQYLNEIVGGQEPGEEDTQNDLKVHEENTTIEELEALGESLGQGDDHKDMDIITKFLKFLLGVWAKELNAREDYVKRGVQGKLNSATQKQTESYLRPLFRKLRKRTLPADIKESITDIIKFMLQREYVKANDAYLQMAIGNAPWPIGVTMVGIHARTGREKIFSKHVAHVLNDETQRKYIQGLKRLMTICQKHFPTDPSKCVEYNAL; translated from the exons ATGGACATTCTCAAGGCGGAGATCAGCAGGAagcggcagctgctggaggagaaggagctaGTGGGG ggaaacagaaaatatttcaaGCGCAGTGAACTAGCCAAGAAAGAAGAGGCAGCGTACTTTGAAAGATGTGGCTACAAG CCTGTAAATGAGAAGCCACCTGGAGAG gtacagcaggaggaggaggaggagaaaccaGTGACTTCATCAAATCCAGGGTTGGAGCTAGAACTGGCAGAAGAGAAGTTACCCATGACTCTTTCCAGACAAGAG GTGATTAGGAGGTTACGAGAGAGAGGTGAACCAATCAGATTGTTTGGAGAAACAGATTATGATGCATTTCAGCGTTTGAGGAAGATAGAAATTCTTGCACCTGAAGTTAACAAG GGCTTGAGAAATGACCTGAAAGCAGCTTTAGATAAGATTGACCAGCAGTATCTGAATGAAATTGTAGGTGGTCAGGAACCAGGAGAAGAAGACACCCAGAATGATCTGAAAGTCCATGAAGAAAATACTACTATTGAAGAATTGGAG gctTTGGGAGAATCCTTAGGACAAGGTGATGATCACAAAGACATGGACATCATAACCAAATTTTTGAAG TTTCTTCTGGGTGTCTGGGCGAAGGAGTTGAATGCCAGAGAGGATTACGTGAAACGCGGTGTGCAGGGGAAACTGAACAGCGCCACACAAAAGCAGACAGAATCCTATCTGAGACCTCTCTTCAGAAAACTGCGGAAAAGG acTCTCCCTGCAGACATCAAAGAATCAATAACAGATATTATTAAATTCATGTTGCAAAGGGAATACGTGAAG gctaaTGATGCCTACCTTCAAATGGCCATTGGAAATGCTCCCTGGCCTATTGGTGTCACTATGGTTGGCATCCATGCCCGAACTGGCCGGGAAAAGATTTTCTCTAAGCATGTGGCCCATGTTTTGAATGATGAGACTCAGAGGAAATATATTCAG